A stretch of the Streptomyces sp. NBC_01428 genome encodes the following:
- the recO gene encoding DNA repair protein RecO, translating into MSLFRDDGIVLRTQKLGEADRIITLLTRGHGRVRAVARGVRRTKSKFGARLEPFSHVDVQFFSRGSELVGRGLPLCTQSETIAPYGGGIVTDYARYTAGTAMLETAERFTDHEGEPAVQQYLLLVGGLRTLARAEHASHLVLDAFLLRSLAVNGYAPSFGNCAKCGMPGPNRFFSVAAGGSVCVDCRVPGSVVPSPQALELLGALLTGDWETADAAEPRHVREGSGLVSAYLHWHLERGLRSLRYVEK; encoded by the coding sequence ATGAGTCTGTTCCGCGACGACGGCATCGTGCTGCGCACCCAGAAGCTGGGCGAGGCGGACCGGATCATCACCCTCCTCACCCGCGGTCACGGCCGCGTACGCGCGGTGGCACGCGGCGTCCGCCGCACCAAGTCCAAGTTCGGCGCCCGCCTCGAACCCTTCTCCCACGTCGACGTCCAGTTCTTCTCCCGCGGCAGCGAACTCGTCGGACGAGGCCTCCCGCTGTGCACCCAGAGCGAGACCATCGCCCCCTACGGCGGCGGCATCGTCACCGACTACGCCCGCTACACCGCCGGCACCGCCATGCTGGAGACCGCCGAACGCTTCACCGACCACGAGGGAGAACCCGCCGTCCAGCAGTACCTGCTGCTCGTCGGCGGACTGCGCACCCTCGCCCGCGCCGAACACGCGTCACACCTCGTTCTCGACGCCTTCCTGCTGCGTTCCCTCGCCGTCAACGGCTACGCCCCCAGCTTCGGCAACTGTGCCAAATGCGGCATGCCCGGACCGAACCGGTTCTTCTCGGTCGCCGCGGGAGGTTCCGTCTGCGTCGACTGCCGCGTCCCCGGCAGCGTCGTACCCTCGCCCCAGGCCCTCGAACTCCTCGGCGCCCTCCTCACGGGAGACTGGGAGACCGCGGACGCGGCCGAACCACGCCACGTCCGTGAGGGCAGCGGACTCGTGTCGGCCTACCTCCACTGGCATCTGGAACGCGGACTGCGTTCCCTGCGTTACGTGGAGAAGTAA
- a CDS encoding ABC transporter substrate-binding protein, protein MRDVTTAPALHRRSFLKYTGALGAAAALSSSLAACSSGPESTNDTGNSGSGRNATLTAVIGYGNDGSWDPTQTASAFCMAANNHIYEGLLDTDPISRAPYAALATRVPADLTGTSWTFTLRSGATFHDGKPVTADDVVFVFDRILDPKTQTLAKGFFASWLKEVRKIDARNVELVLKFPFPEGIARLTLAKIMPRHVFSLPGAWDDAIRGKAIGSGPYRQTAHHPKSNTTFEAFAAYNGPRRAAFKKMNWLTIVDAAPRVARISGASAGAQIADNIPYANIGQLTRGGMTVRGGAGMNNLFLMFNTQHKPFDDVRVRQALHHAIDTQKMVEVALKGHGRPSTSFLNEANPSYRPAKTVYSYDPEKAKRLLKEAGVKGLEVEILAVNVSWIVDCLPTIKASWDAIGVKTTLAPQETTAVFTKMDQKQDYQVVAAASNPNQFGLDADLIMHYNYGPQNLWMGYARWAGDPVARKLFQDMDRATREPDAGRKKTMIQDYIDVVAEQAVLYPVVHNELMTAWNPHRLTGIRPQPYPGINLLQAKWV, encoded by the coding sequence GTGCGCGACGTGACCACCGCTCCGGCGCTGCACCGCCGGTCGTTCCTGAAGTACACGGGCGCCCTGGGCGCCGCCGCCGCACTGTCCTCGTCGCTGGCGGCCTGTTCGTCCGGGCCGGAGTCCACCAACGACACGGGGAACTCGGGCAGCGGCAGGAACGCCACCCTGACGGCCGTGATCGGCTACGGGAACGACGGCAGCTGGGACCCGACGCAGACCGCGTCGGCGTTCTGCATGGCCGCCAACAACCACATCTACGAGGGTCTCCTCGACACGGACCCGATCTCCCGCGCGCCGTACGCGGCGCTCGCCACCCGGGTGCCCGCCGATCTGACGGGCACGTCATGGACGTTCACGCTGCGCTCGGGCGCCACCTTCCACGACGGGAAGCCGGTCACCGCCGACGACGTGGTGTTCGTCTTCGACCGGATCCTCGACCCGAAGACCCAGACGCTGGCCAAGGGCTTCTTCGCGAGCTGGCTGAAGGAGGTCCGGAAGATCGACGCGCGGAACGTGGAGCTGGTCCTCAAGTTCCCCTTCCCGGAGGGGATCGCCCGGCTCACGCTCGCGAAGATCATGCCCCGGCACGTGTTCTCGCTGCCGGGTGCCTGGGACGACGCGATCCGGGGGAAGGCGATCGGCTCGGGACCGTACCGGCAGACCGCACACCACCCGAAGTCGAACACGACGTTCGAGGCGTTCGCCGCGTACAACGGGCCGCGCAGGGCCGCCTTCAAGAAGATGAACTGGCTGACCATAGTGGACGCCGCGCCGCGCGTCGCGAGGATCTCCGGGGCGAGCGCCGGAGCACAGATCGCCGACAACATCCCGTACGCCAACATCGGGCAGCTCACCAGGGGCGGCATGACGGTGCGGGGCGGCGCCGGCATGAACAACCTGTTCCTCATGTTCAACACGCAGCACAAGCCGTTCGACGACGTCCGCGTCCGGCAGGCGCTGCACCACGCCATCGACACGCAGAAGATGGTCGAGGTCGCCCTCAAGGGGCACGGCAGGCCCTCGACGTCGTTCCTGAACGAGGCGAACCCCTCCTACCGGCCCGCGAAGACCGTCTACTCCTACGACCCGGAAAAGGCGAAGAGGCTTCTGAAGGAGGCCGGCGTCAAGGGGCTGGAGGTCGAGATCCTGGCGGTGAACGTGAGCTGGATCGTGGACTGCCTGCCGACGATCAAGGCGTCCTGGGACGCGATCGGCGTGAAGACGACCCTGGCACCGCAGGAGACCACGGCCGTGTTCACCAAGATGGACCAGAAGCAGGACTACCAGGTGGTCGCCGCCGCCTCGAACCCCAACCAGTTCGGCCTCGACGCCGACCTGATCATGCACTACAACTACGGCCCGCAGAACCTGTGGATGGGCTACGCCCGCTGGGCCGGCGACCCGGTCGCCAGGAAGCTGTTCCAGGACATGGACCGGGCGACCCGGGAACCGGACGCCGGCCGGAAGAAGACGATGATCCAGGACTACATCGACGTCGTCGCCGAACAGGCCGTGCTCTACCCCGTCGTGCACAACGAGCTGATGACCGCGTGGAACCCGCACCGGCTCACCGGGATAAGGCCGCAGCCCTACCCGGGCATCAACCTGCTGCAAGCCAAGTGGGTCTAG
- a CDS encoding metal ABC transporter ATP-binding protein: MRAAGEAVVSLRGVRAELGSRPVLRGVDLTVRRGEVVALLGANGSGKSTAVRSVIGQVPVSAGEIEVFGVPRRRFRDWRRVGYVPQRTTAAGGVPATVTEIVASGRLSRARFGVLRKADHVAVRRALELVGMADRARDSVNALSGGQHQRVLIARALASEPELLIMDEPMAGVDLASQEVLAATLRDQVAQGASVLLVLHELGPLEPLIDRAVVLRDGCVLHDGPPPRAVGQHALPGHDHVHPHAAHDAGPIRTGLLS; the protein is encoded by the coding sequence ATGAGGGCCGCGGGTGAGGCGGTGGTGTCGTTGCGCGGGGTGCGGGCCGAGCTGGGTTCGCGTCCGGTGCTGCGGGGTGTTGATCTGACGGTGCGCCGCGGTGAGGTGGTGGCGCTGCTGGGAGCGAATGGTTCGGGGAAGTCGACGGCCGTGCGCAGTGTCATCGGGCAGGTTCCGGTGAGTGCCGGCGAGATCGAGGTCTTCGGGGTGCCGCGGCGTCGTTTCCGTGACTGGCGGCGGGTGGGGTACGTGCCGCAGCGGACGACGGCTGCGGGTGGTGTGCCGGCGACGGTGACGGAGATCGTGGCGTCGGGGCGGTTGTCGCGGGCGCGTTTCGGTGTGCTGCGCAAGGCCGATCACGTGGCGGTGCGGCGGGCTCTGGAGCTGGTGGGGATGGCGGACCGGGCGAGGGACTCGGTGAACGCGTTGTCGGGGGGTCAGCATCAGCGGGTGCTGATCGCGCGGGCGCTGGCGTCCGAGCCTGAGTTGCTGATCATGGACGAGCCGATGGCGGGAGTGGACCTTGCGAGCCAGGAGGTCTTGGCGGCGACACTGCGTGACCAGGTGGCACAGGGCGCGTCGGTGCTGCTGGTGCTGCACGAGCTGGGACCGCTGGAGCCGTTGATCGACCGTGCGGTGGTGTTGCGGGACGGGTGTGTGCTGCACGACGGTCCGCCGCCGCGGGCGGTGGGTCAGCACGCGCTGCCCGGTCATGACCATGTACATCCGCACGCGGCGCACGACGCCGGGCCGATCCGGACGGGGCTGTTGAGCTGA
- a CDS encoding metal ABC transporter permease — translation MEILDYAFMQRALLAAVLVGITAPAVGIYLVQRRQALMGDGIGHVAMTGVGLGFLLSWSPVWMATAVSVLGAVLMELIRWYGRTRGDIALAMLFYGGMAGGVMFINLAPGGSNANLTSYLFGSLSTVSQSDVTAICVLAAFVVLVTVGLRRQLFAVSQDEEFARVTGLPVRALNLLTAVTAAVTVTVAMRVVGLLLVSALMVVPVAAAQQLSRSFAATFAIAVAIGVSVTIGGTVTSYYQDVPPGATIVLLTIGAFVVLTALAAPVARRRARAAAAVREAGDPVECAIPASRGPESTVGV, via the coding sequence ATGGAGATCCTTGATTACGCGTTCATGCAGCGGGCGCTGCTCGCGGCGGTGCTGGTGGGGATCACGGCGCCGGCCGTCGGTATCTATCTGGTGCAGCGGCGTCAGGCGTTGATGGGTGACGGCATCGGTCATGTGGCGATGACGGGTGTGGGGCTGGGTTTTCTGCTGTCGTGGTCGCCGGTGTGGATGGCGACGGCGGTGTCGGTGCTGGGTGCGGTGCTGATGGAGCTGATCCGCTGGTACGGCAGGACGCGGGGTGACATCGCGCTGGCGATGCTGTTCTACGGGGGTATGGCGGGTGGCGTCATGTTCATCAATCTCGCGCCGGGTGGTTCGAACGCGAACCTGACGTCGTATCTGTTCGGTTCGCTGTCGACGGTGAGCCAGTCGGATGTGACGGCGATCTGTGTTCTGGCGGCGTTCGTGGTGCTGGTGACGGTGGGGCTGCGGCGGCAGTTGTTCGCGGTGAGCCAGGACGAGGAGTTCGCGCGGGTGACGGGTCTGCCGGTGCGGGCGCTGAATCTGCTGACGGCGGTCACGGCGGCGGTGACGGTGACGGTCGCGATGCGGGTGGTGGGTCTGCTGCTGGTGAGTGCCCTGATGGTGGTGCCGGTGGCGGCGGCGCAGCAGCTGAGCCGGAGTTTCGCGGCGACGTTCGCGATCGCGGTGGCGATCGGGGTGAGTGTGACGATCGGGGGGACGGTGACGTCGTACTACCAGGATGTTCCGCCGGGGGCGACGATCGTGCTGCTGACGATCGGGGCGTTCGTGGTGCTGACGGCGTTGGCGGCTCCGGTGGCGCGGCGGCGGGCCCGGGCGGCGGCGGCTGTCCGGGAGGCCGGGGATCCGGTGGAGTGCGCGATTCCGGCGTCGCGGGGTCCGGAGAGCACGGTCGGCGTCTGA
- a CDS encoding FadR/GntR family transcriptional regulator: MRRMPEETGNRGRAERRVTSQIQREVMQLILDRGLPAGSPLPTETELMNDLGVSRNSVREALKALQALDIVEIRHGYGTYVGEASMTPLVDGLTFRTLARPDDPTGALAEILQVREVLEEGLMSRVADVLTEDELDRLETVVTRMETAARDGRSFPELDSEFHELLYASLGNPLVPQLLNAFWTVFRRVAAVRGWTDDITPEVTARRHRDILTALRARDVEGARHAMSDHFRGIEARAAQGARGVS; the protein is encoded by the coding sequence ATGCGGCGCATGCCTGAGGAGACCGGGAACCGGGGCCGGGCCGAGCGCCGGGTGACCAGCCAGATCCAGCGCGAGGTCATGCAGCTGATCCTCGACCGGGGGCTCCCCGCAGGCTCCCCGCTGCCCACCGAGACCGAGCTGATGAACGACCTCGGAGTGAGCCGCAACTCCGTCCGCGAGGCCCTCAAGGCCCTCCAGGCGCTCGACATAGTGGAGATCCGGCACGGCTACGGCACCTATGTCGGCGAAGCGTCCATGACCCCCCTCGTCGACGGCCTCACCTTCCGCACCCTCGCCCGCCCGGACGACCCCACCGGGGCCCTCGCCGAGATCCTCCAGGTCCGCGAGGTGCTGGAGGAGGGCCTCATGAGCCGGGTCGCCGACGTCCTCACCGAGGACGAACTCGACCGGCTCGAAACCGTCGTCACCCGGATGGAGACCGCCGCCCGCGACGGACGCTCCTTCCCCGAACTCGACAGCGAGTTCCACGAACTCCTCTACGCCTCCCTCGGCAACCCCCTCGTCCCCCAGCTCCTCAACGCCTTCTGGACCGTCTTCCGCCGCGTCGCCGCCGTCCGCGGCTGGACCGACGACATCACCCCCGAGGTCACCGCCCGCCGCCACCGCGACATCCTCACCGCCCTCCGCGCCCGCGACGTCGAGGGCGCCCGCCACGCGATGTCCGACCACTTCCGCGGCATCGAGGCACGAGCGGCCCAGGGCGCCCGCGGCGTGAGCTGA
- a CDS encoding protein-tyrosine phosphatase family protein, with protein MAETGPEPQPGTPPDSGAANGTWEPGGAGVLWLPSGRLVRGRALRRPLPDDGTPPPTYAVYLLGKEPPPVPWEARWLRWPDFRLPADRAEARAVLTDAWRRTAGERVEIACGGGRGRTGTALACLAVLDGVPPAEAVAHVRRHYDRHAVETPWQRAYVRHFAPQDRT; from the coding sequence ATGGCCGAAACCGGACCCGAACCCCAGCCTGGCACCCCGCCCGACTCCGGCGCCGCGAACGGCACGTGGGAGCCGGGTGGCGCGGGTGTCCTGTGGCTGCCCTCCGGACGCCTGGTCCGCGGGCGGGCACTGCGGCGCCCCCTCCCGGACGACGGCACCCCGCCGCCCACGTACGCCGTGTATCTCCTCGGCAAGGAGCCGCCGCCGGTGCCCTGGGAGGCCCGCTGGCTGCGATGGCCCGACTTCCGGCTCCCCGCCGACCGCGCCGAGGCCCGCGCCGTCCTGACCGACGCCTGGCGGCGGACGGCCGGCGAACGCGTCGAGATCGCCTGCGGAGGCGGCCGGGGCCGCACCGGCACCGCCCTGGCCTGCCTCGCCGTCCTCGACGGCGTCCCGCCCGCCGAAGCGGTCGCCCACGTCCGCCGCCACTACGACCGCCACGCGGTGGAGACCCCCTGGCAACGCGCCTACGTACGCCACTTCGCCCCGCAGGACCGGACCTGA
- a CDS encoding PIG-L deacetylase family protein, whose amino-acid sequence MTLPSLLGVFAHPDDESLSAGGVLARHAASGARTAVVTATWAEDTRRAAELADALSVLGAGAPRLLGYADARFPGSAPGAVRFCDAPLDEAVRRLVAHVREVRPDIVVTHDAYGGLTGHPDHVHTHRVAVLAVQAAGLDQLYPEAGPAWRAGAVYLATHPDSAARELGPLLVREGRPMFSVPDAWVTATVEAGPWLDRKIEAVFAHRSEVERGALPGRLAGLSPEERRRLMATEWFVRHDSVATDLPGAALTELTV is encoded by the coding sequence ATGACCCTTCCGAGCCTTCTGGGGGTGTTCGCGCATCCGGACGACGAGTCCTTGTCGGCGGGTGGTGTGCTGGCCCGGCACGCGGCGTCGGGAGCGCGTACGGCGGTCGTGACGGCGACCTGGGCGGAGGACACCCGGAGGGCGGCGGAACTCGCCGACGCGCTGAGCGTCCTCGGCGCGGGCGCGCCCCGCCTGCTCGGCTACGCCGACGCGCGTTTCCCGGGGTCGGCGCCGGGGGCGGTGCGGTTCTGCGACGCGCCGCTGGACGAGGCGGTACGGCGGCTGGTGGCGCATGTCCGGGAGGTCCGGCCGGACATCGTGGTGACGCACGACGCGTACGGCGGGCTGACGGGCCATCCGGACCATGTGCACACGCACCGGGTGGCGGTGCTCGCGGTGCAGGCCGCCGGGCTGGACCAGCTTTATCCGGAGGCGGGCCCGGCGTGGCGGGCGGGCGCCGTCTATCTGGCCACGCATCCCGACTCCGCCGCCCGGGAGCTGGGCCCGCTGCTGGTCCGGGAGGGCAGGCCGATGTTCAGTGTCCCGGACGCGTGGGTGACCGCGACGGTCGAGGCCGGTCCCTGGCTGGACCGGAAGATCGAGGCGGTGTTCGCCCACCGTTCCGAGGTGGAGCGCGGCGCGCTGCCGGGCCGGCTCGCCGGACTCTCCCCGGAGGAACGGCGGAGGCTGATGGCCACGGAGTGGTTCGTCCGCCACGACAGCGTTGCCACGGACCTGCCGGGGGCGGCGCTGACGGAGCTGACGGTCTGA
- a CDS encoding dipeptide/oligopeptide/nickel ABC transporter permease/ATP-binding protein, protein MFTRRELAGVLARPGVRLRGWRRLPALSRIAVCFLAVVVLVALFAPLIAPHDPLDQLPPVGGTGHPSAGHWMGQDSLGRDILSRLMYGARWSLAIGLGATALALVVGSLLGAFAATSRKGVDETLMRCLDVVMAFPGIALAAVLVAVFGGGITVLICAIAFLFTPPVARVVRANVLDQYGEDYVTAEQVIGARTPHIVLRHVAVNCAAPVLVFCTVQVAEAVVFEASLSFIGAGVRPPDPSWGSVIADGKNMVLTGGWWATVFPGLLMLVTVLCLNILSEGVSDAWAAPAARGVPVPPAEDRLEAPEPGSGTVLELPGLAEAAARLRSRARPRPLALRPVLAVERLAIGFDGRHGGVDIVDGISFDVFPGEVVGLVGESGCGKSLTALTVMGLEPKGARVRGQVRFDGRQLVGEPMRVRRRLLGHEMAMVYQDALSSLNPAMTIRAQLKQVIRRGGRRGAAELLELVGLDAGRTLRSYPHELSGGQRQRVLIAMALSREPRLIVADEPTTALDVTVQAQVMELLLRLRAELDFALVLVSHDLALVSAVTDRVVVMYGGQIVETGVTADLVESPAHHYTRGLLGSVLSLESAAERMTQIKGVVPSPADFPAGCRFADRCPLAGEVCRSTAPVLVGPPTHTAACHRPAVDLVTAESEAVK, encoded by the coding sequence ATGTTCACGCGGAGGGAACTGGCGGGGGTCCTCGCCCGGCCCGGTGTCCGGCTGCGCGGCTGGCGCAGGCTGCCGGCGCTGTCGCGGATCGCGGTGTGTTTCCTGGCCGTGGTCGTGCTGGTGGCGTTGTTCGCGCCGCTGATCGCCCCGCACGACCCGCTCGACCAGCTGCCGCCGGTCGGCGGCACGGGGCATCCGTCCGCGGGCCACTGGATGGGGCAGGACAGTCTCGGCCGGGACATCCTGAGCCGGCTGATGTACGGGGCGCGGTGGTCGCTGGCGATCGGTCTCGGCGCCACCGCGCTCGCCCTCGTGGTGGGTTCGCTCCTCGGGGCGTTCGCGGCGACGTCCCGCAAGGGGGTCGACGAGACGCTGATGCGCTGCCTGGACGTGGTGATGGCGTTCCCCGGCATCGCGCTGGCCGCCGTGCTGGTCGCCGTGTTCGGCGGCGGCATCACCGTGCTGATCTGCGCGATCGCGTTCCTGTTCACCCCTCCGGTCGCGCGGGTCGTCCGGGCGAACGTCCTCGACCAGTACGGGGAGGACTACGTGACGGCCGAGCAGGTGATCGGCGCCCGTACCCCGCACATCGTGCTGCGGCACGTGGCCGTGAACTGTGCGGCGCCGGTGCTGGTGTTCTGCACCGTGCAGGTCGCCGAGGCCGTCGTGTTCGAGGCGTCGCTGTCGTTCATCGGCGCGGGCGTGCGGCCCCCGGACCCGTCCTGGGGCAGTGTCATCGCCGACGGGAAGAACATGGTGCTGACCGGCGGCTGGTGGGCGACCGTGTTCCCCGGGCTGCTGATGCTGGTCACCGTGCTGTGTCTGAACATCCTCTCCGAGGGGGTCTCCGACGCGTGGGCGGCGCCCGCGGCGCGTGGGGTGCCGGTGCCGCCCGCCGAGGACCGGCTGGAGGCGCCCGAGCCGGGCAGCGGCACGGTCCTCGAACTGCCCGGCCTCGCGGAGGCCGCGGCCCGGCTGCGGTCCCGGGCCCGGCCCCGGCCGCTGGCCCTGCGGCCGGTCCTCGCCGTCGAGCGGCTGGCGATCGGGTTCGACGGCCGGCACGGCGGGGTGGACATCGTCGACGGGATCAGCTTCGACGTGTTTCCCGGTGAGGTGGTGGGGCTGGTGGGCGAGTCGGGGTGCGGGAAGTCGCTGACGGCGCTGACGGTGATGGGCCTGGAGCCGAAGGGGGCCCGGGTCCGCGGCCAGGTCCGTTTCGACGGGCGGCAGCTGGTGGGCGAACCGATGCGGGTGCGGCGCCGGCTGCTGGGCCACGAGATGGCGATGGTCTACCAGGACGCCCTGTCGTCGCTGAACCCGGCGATGACGATCAGGGCGCAGCTGAAGCAGGTGATACGGCGCGGTGGCCGGCGTGGTGCGGCCGAACTGCTGGAGCTGGTCGGTCTGGACGCCGGCCGGACCCTGCGCAGTTATCCGCACGAGTTGTCGGGCGGGCAGCGTCAGCGGGTGCTGATCGCGATGGCCCTGTCCCGTGAACCGCGTCTGATCGTCGCCGACGAGCCGACGACGGCGCTGGACGTGACGGTGCAGGCGCAGGTCATGGAACTGCTGTTGCGGCTGCGGGCGGAGCTGGACTTCGCTCTGGTCCTCGTGTCGCACGATCTGGCGCTGGTCTCCGCGGTCACCGACCGGGTGGTGGTGATGTACGGCGGGCAGATCGTCGAGACGGGGGTGACGGCGGATCTGGTGGAGTCGCCGGCGCATCACTACACGCGGGGGCTGCTGGGCAGCGTGCTGTCGCTTGAGTCGGCGGCGGAGCGGATGACGCAGATCAAGGGGGTGGTGCCCTCCCCCGCCGACTTCCCGGCCGGCTGCCGGTTCGCCGACCGGTGTCCGCTGGCGGGCGAGGTGTGCCGGTCGACGGCGCCGGTCCTGGTGGGGCCGCCGACGCACACGGCGGCCTGTCACCGTCCGGCCGTCGACCTGGTGACCGCGGAGAGCGAGGCCGTGAAGTGA
- a CDS encoding ABC transporter permease, with protein MVVIVRILLRRVALLVPLMLGIVLFVFLVMRFSDVDPASAFFQGANPTPGQLHAFRERNGLLDPLPVRYVHFVGDLLHGDLGTSALTRAPVVEQVTTALPLTLQLTFLGLGIAVVLALLGGVTAAIHRDRLPDQIIRVVSLTGVAAPGFWLALLMIQYLAVDRGWFPTGGYINPADSLTGWLRTMALPALALSLPVAAQLTRIVRTSVVEELDKDYVRTAIGSGLPPRVVVGRNVLRNALMNPLTVLGLRVGYLLGGAVVIETIFSLPGMGKLMIDAVQNGDPAVVQGVVLTTATGFVVVNLVIDLLYLLVNPRLREAS; from the coding sequence GTGGTCGTCATCGTCAGGATCCTGCTGCGCCGCGTCGCGCTGCTCGTACCGCTGATGCTCGGGATCGTCCTGTTCGTGTTCCTGGTGATGCGGTTCTCGGACGTCGACCCGGCGTCCGCGTTCTTCCAGGGCGCCAACCCCACCCCGGGACAACTGCACGCCTTCCGGGAGCGGAACGGCCTGCTCGACCCGCTGCCCGTGCGCTACGTCCACTTCGTCGGGGACCTCCTCCACGGCGACCTGGGCACCAGCGCGCTGACCCGGGCGCCGGTCGTCGAGCAGGTCACCACCGCGCTGCCGCTGACCCTCCAGCTGACGTTCCTGGGCCTCGGCATCGCGGTGGTGCTGGCGCTGCTCGGCGGGGTCACGGCGGCGATCCACCGGGACCGGCTGCCGGACCAGATCATCCGGGTCGTGTCGCTGACCGGGGTCGCCGCGCCGGGCTTCTGGCTGGCGCTCCTGATGATCCAGTACCTCGCCGTCGACCGGGGCTGGTTCCCGACCGGCGGCTACATCAACCCCGCCGACTCGCTCACCGGCTGGCTGAGGACGATGGCGCTGCCCGCGCTCGCGCTGTCCCTGCCGGTCGCTGCGCAGCTCACCCGGATCGTGCGGACGTCCGTGGTGGAGGAACTCGACAAGGACTACGTGCGCACCGCGATCGGGAGCGGGCTGCCGCCCCGGGTGGTGGTGGGCCGCAACGTGCTGCGCAACGCGCTGATGAACCCGCTGACCGTGCTGGGTCTGCGCGTGGGCTATCTGCTGGGCGGCGCGGTCGTCATCGAGACGATCTTCTCGCTGCCCGGCATGGGCAAGCTGATGATCGACGCCGTGCAGAACGGCGACCCGGCGGTCGTGCAGGGCGTCGTCCTGACCACGGCCACCGGTTTCGTGGTGGTGAACCTCGTCATCGACCTCCTGTACCTGCTGGTCAACCCACGACTGAGGGAGGCGTCCTGA
- a CDS encoding isoprenyl transferase: MVVRGILGRQRREYKTPEPHPSGARAPKLPGELVPGHVAVVMDGNGRWAKERGLPRTEGHRVGEGVVMDVLKGCIDLGVKNLSLYAFSTENWKRSPDEVRFLMNFNRDVIRRRRDEMDALGIRIRWVGRMPKLWKSVVQELQVAQEQTKDNDAMTLYFCVNYGGRAELADAAKAMAADVAAGRLDPDKVSEKTIQKYLYYPDMPDVDLFLRPSGEQRTSNYLIWQSSYAEMVFQDVLWPDFDRRDLWRACVEYAQRDRRFGGAVPNEDLLAMEQGMRGDGS; encoded by the coding sequence ATGGTCGTACGCGGGATCCTGGGACGCCAGCGCCGCGAGTACAAGACGCCGGAACCGCACCCCTCCGGTGCCCGCGCGCCCAAACTCCCCGGCGAACTCGTCCCCGGCCACGTCGCCGTCGTCATGGACGGCAACGGCCGCTGGGCCAAGGAACGCGGACTGCCCCGCACCGAGGGCCACCGCGTCGGCGAGGGCGTCGTCATGGACGTCCTCAAGGGCTGCATCGACCTGGGCGTGAAGAACCTCTCCCTCTACGCCTTCTCCACCGAGAACTGGAAGCGCTCCCCCGACGAGGTCCGCTTCCTCATGAACTTCAACCGCGACGTCATCCGCCGCCGCCGCGACGAGATGGACGCACTCGGCATCCGGATCCGCTGGGTCGGCCGCATGCCCAAACTGTGGAAGTCCGTCGTCCAGGAACTCCAGGTCGCCCAGGAGCAGACCAAGGACAACGACGCCATGACCCTGTACTTCTGCGTCAACTACGGAGGCCGCGCCGAACTCGCCGACGCCGCCAAGGCGATGGCCGCCGACGTCGCCGCCGGCCGCCTCGACCCCGACAAGGTCTCCGAGAAGACCATCCAGAAGTACCTGTACTACCCGGACATGCCGGACGTCGACCTGTTCCTCCGCCCCAGCGGCGAGCAGCGCACCTCCAACTACCTCATCTGGCAGTCCAGTTACGCCGAAATGGTGTTCCAGGACGTGCTGTGGCCCGACTTCGACCGCCGCGACCTGTGGCGCGCCTGCGTCGAATACGCCCAGCGCGACCGCCGCTTCGGCGGCGCCGTCCCCAACGAGGACCTCCTCGCCATGGAACAAGGCATGAGGGGCGACGGCTCCTGA
- a CDS encoding Fur family transcriptional regulator, with translation MTTAGSPVRGRSTRQRAAVAAALDEVDEFRSAQDLHDMLKHKGDSVGLTTVYRTLQSLADAGEVDVLRTSEGESVYRRCSSGEHHHHLVCRVCGKAVEVEGPAVEKWAEAIAAEHGYVNVAHTVEIFGTCAECAECAAAKG, from the coding sequence GTGACAACCGCTGGATCGCCCGTTCGGGGCCGTTCCACCCGGCAGCGTGCCGCCGTGGCGGCCGCGCTGGACGAGGTCGACGAGTTCCGCAGCGCGCAGGACCTTCACGACATGCTCAAGCACAAGGGCGACTCGGTGGGGCTCACCACGGTCTACCGCACGTTGCAGTCGCTGGCGGACGCCGGTGAGGTGGATGTGCTGCGGACGTCGGAGGGTGAGTCGGTGTACCGGCGCTGTTCCTCCGGGGAGCACCATCACCATCTGGTGTGCCGGGTGTGCGGCAAGGCGGTGGAGGTGGAGGGTCCGGCCGTGGAGAAGTGGGCGGAGGCCATCGCCGCGGAGCACGGGTATGTGAACGTGGCGCACACGGTGGAGATCTTCGGTACGTGTGCGGAGTGCGCGGAGTGTGCGGCGGCGAAGGGCTGA